In Arthrobacter citreus, a genomic segment contains:
- a CDS encoding response regulator transcription factor, translated as MRLALAEDSALLRAGLVELLGSRGHEVDIAVDNAADLLAAVHAAEDGDRPDVVILDNRMPPTFTNEGIQAAIALRRLHPDVGVLVLSQYVETRYAAELLAGNPAGVGYLLKDRVADVGDFLGALERLARGETVLDPEVVQQLMGASRRRAVLDALTPREREVLELMAQGRTNAAVGSALFLSAGAVEKNITSIFAKLGLQHSPEDHRRVLAVLAYVQSA; from the coding sequence GTGAGGCTGGCGCTGGCCGAAGACTCCGCCCTGCTGCGGGCAGGTCTGGTGGAGCTGCTGGGCAGCCGCGGGCATGAGGTGGACATCGCCGTCGACAACGCCGCGGATCTCCTGGCCGCCGTGCACGCGGCGGAGGACGGCGACCGGCCCGACGTCGTCATCCTGGATAACCGGATGCCGCCCACCTTCACCAATGAGGGCATTCAGGCGGCCATCGCGCTGCGCCGCCTGCATCCCGACGTTGGCGTGCTGGTGCTGTCGCAGTATGTGGAGACGCGGTATGCCGCGGAGCTGCTGGCGGGCAATCCGGCCGGTGTTGGCTACCTGTTGAAGGACCGGGTGGCCGACGTCGGGGACTTCCTCGGTGCCCTGGAGCGGCTGGCCCGCGGGGAGACGGTGCTGGATCCGGAGGTGGTGCAGCAGCTGATGGGTGCATCGCGGCGCCGTGCGGTGCTGGACGCGCTGACTCCGCGGGAGCGCGAGGTGCTGGAGCTGATGGCGCAGGGCCGGACCAACGCCGCCGTCGGCAGCGCCCTGTTCCTGTCCGCAGGTGCGGTGGAAAAGAACATCACGTCCATTTTCGCAAAGCTGGGACTGCAGCACAGCCCCGAAGATCACCGGCGGGTGCTGGCCGTACTGGCATATGTACAGTCCGCCTAG
- a CDS encoding GHKL domain-containing protein, giving the protein MSDPLNSQCEWLDDSLNSDSPSARLRAAVWIKANPEDVPVRVLIRAMQNESVPQIRQVLNDVLAARESLSNATQSDSVSQESDSSRGSVPELARLIRHELSPPVGWIRKAGSREIRDFQRSATNDAINRLERRIDALVALIREGSDLDLTECSLEHTLRDCWPDLTATPTFVPAPDLAGRPAMILTDIGLLEVLLANVYQNAIDASLEMEGGRSIEVSWSIVGERFWVRVSNPFAGKQFDVKDVETTGISTKSGHQGIGLALIKTASEKLGYGFKITGRSGVATFILTGKRN; this is encoded by the coding sequence ATGAGTGATCCGCTTAATTCCCAATGTGAATGGCTCGACGATTCCCTCAACTCGGACTCGCCGTCGGCTAGGCTGCGAGCCGCCGTGTGGATCAAAGCCAACCCGGAGGATGTTCCGGTACGCGTACTGATACGGGCTATGCAGAACGAATCTGTGCCTCAAATTCGGCAGGTCCTCAATGACGTCTTGGCGGCGCGGGAATCACTTTCAAACGCGACGCAGTCAGATTCTGTGTCCCAGGAATCGGACTCAAGTCGTGGGTCTGTTCCAGAACTTGCGCGCCTGATTCGACATGAGCTCTCTCCGCCGGTCGGTTGGATCCGCAAGGCAGGCAGTCGGGAAATCAGGGACTTCCAGCGAAGTGCGACAAATGATGCGATCAATCGGCTGGAACGCCGAATCGACGCCCTGGTTGCCCTGATCCGTGAAGGATCGGATTTGGATCTTACGGAGTGCAGCTTGGAACACACCTTGCGGGACTGCTGGCCGGATCTGACCGCTACTCCGACTTTTGTGCCGGCGCCGGACCTCGCTGGCCGCCCGGCAATGATCCTCACCGACATTGGTCTCTTGGAGGTTCTACTAGCTAACGTCTACCAGAATGCCATAGACGCGTCGCTGGAGATGGAGGGAGGGCGGTCCATCGAAGTGAGCTGGAGCATAGTTGGAGAGAGGTTTTGGGTGAGGGTGTCGAATCCGTTTGCAGGAAAGCAGTTCGACGTCAAGGACGTCGAAACAACCGGAATTTCTACGAAGAGCGGGCATCAGGGGATTGGGTTGGCTCTTATAAAAACTGCTTCCGAAAAGCTTGGTTATGGTTTCAAAATTACGGGACGTAGCGGCGTTGCAACCTTCATACTCACGGGAAAGCGAAACTGA
- the ychF gene encoding redox-regulated ATPase YchF, translating into MALTIGIVGLPNVGKSTLFNALTRNNVLAANYPFATIEPNVGVVSLPDPRLAKLAEIHGSARILPATVSFVDIAGIVKGASEGEGLGNQFLANIREAEAIAQVIRVFDDPDVIHVDGKVDPRSDMETINTELILADLQTLEKAIPRVEKEVKIKKRDAAQLAAMQAAQAVLERGDTIFSSVEKDKLDMEHLRELSLLTAKPFIYVFNVDDAVLGNPERQEELRELVAPADAIFLDAKLEADLVELDEEEAREMLEMSGQEESGLDKLARVGFHTLGLQTYLTAGPKETRAWTIRKGDTAPQAAGVIHSDFQRGFIKAEVVSFDDLAEAGSMAEAKSRGKVRIEGKDYVMVDGDVVEFRFNV; encoded by the coding sequence GTGGCTCTTACTATTGGCATCGTCGGCCTGCCCAACGTCGGCAAATCAACCCTGTTCAATGCGCTGACCCGCAATAACGTTCTGGCGGCGAACTATCCGTTCGCCACCATCGAACCGAATGTCGGCGTCGTATCGCTTCCGGATCCGCGGCTGGCCAAGCTGGCCGAAATCCACGGTTCCGCACGGATCCTGCCGGCAACGGTGTCCTTCGTGGACATCGCCGGCATCGTCAAGGGGGCGTCCGAAGGCGAAGGCCTGGGCAACCAGTTCCTGGCGAACATCCGTGAAGCCGAGGCCATTGCCCAGGTGATCCGCGTGTTCGATGACCCCGACGTTATCCACGTGGACGGCAAGGTGGATCCCCGTTCCGACATGGAGACCATCAACACCGAACTGATCCTTGCCGACCTGCAGACGCTGGAAAAGGCGATCCCGCGGGTGGAGAAGGAAGTCAAGATCAAGAAGCGCGACGCCGCGCAGCTGGCTGCCATGCAGGCCGCACAGGCCGTGCTGGAGCGCGGCGACACCATCTTCTCCTCCGTGGAGAAGGACAAGCTGGACATGGAGCACCTGCGCGAGCTGAGCTTGCTCACCGCCAAGCCGTTCATCTACGTGTTCAACGTGGACGACGCCGTGCTGGGCAACCCGGAGCGCCAGGAAGAGCTGCGCGAGCTCGTGGCTCCCGCCGACGCCATCTTCCTCGACGCCAAGCTCGAAGCCGACCTGGTGGAGCTGGATGAGGAAGAAGCCCGCGAGATGCTCGAGATGAGCGGCCAGGAAGAGTCCGGCCTGGACAAGCTGGCCCGCGTTGGCTTCCACACGCTGGGCCTGCAGACCTACCTGACGGCCGGCCCCAAGGAAACCCGTGCGTGGACCATCCGCAAGGGCGACACCGCCCCGCAGGCCGCCGGCGTCATCCACTCCGACTTCCAGCGCGGCTTCATTAAGGCCGAGGTTGTCTCCTTCGATGACCTCGCCGAGGCCGGTTCCATGGCCGAGGCCAAGTCCCGCGGCAAGGTCCGCATCGAAGGTAAGGACTACGTCATGGTCGACGGCGACGTGGTTGAGTTCCGGTTCAACGTTTAG
- a CDS encoding dihydrofolate reductase family protein: MGSLTFSINVTLDGCIDHQEGIADDETHAHFTALLDQSGAMLWGRTTYEMMESYWPAVARGDVEAPPALREWALKLDAIPKYVVSSTRSDFPWNNSHLMEGDLRTAVQGLKDRTPDGVLVGSGRLAAGLDRLDLIDEYKFLVHPRITGHGPTLYHGLLDSTRRLELISAEPLSNGAISTHYRRAD, encoded by the coding sequence ATGGGCTCCCTGACTTTCAGCATCAACGTCACCCTGGATGGTTGTATCGATCACCAGGAGGGCATCGCCGACGACGAGACGCACGCGCACTTCACCGCACTTCTGGACCAGTCCGGCGCCATGCTCTGGGGGCGCACGACGTACGAGATGATGGAGAGTTACTGGCCGGCGGTTGCCCGCGGGGACGTTGAGGCGCCGCCGGCGCTGCGCGAGTGGGCGCTCAAGCTGGACGCCATCCCCAAGTACGTCGTGTCCTCCACCCGCAGCGACTTCCCGTGGAACAACAGCCACCTCATGGAAGGCGACCTGCGCACCGCGGTGCAGGGTCTGAAGGACCGGACCCCGGACGGGGTGCTCGTCGGCAGCGGCCGGCTGGCGGCAGGGCTGGACCGGCTGGACCTGATTGATGAGTACAAGTTCCTTGTCCATCCCAGAATCACGGGACACGGTCCCACCCTTTATCACGGTCTGCTCGACAGCACGCGCCGCCTTGAGCTGATCTCGGCGGAGCCCCTCAGCAACGGTGCCATTTCCACGCACTACCGGCGGGCTGACTGA
- a CDS encoding pyridoxal phosphate-dependent aminotransferase, with protein sequence MAEFKQSHKLHNVLYDIRGPLLEHAQRMEAAGHRILKLNIGNPAPFGFEAPEAILVDMVRHLPKAQGYSDSRGLFSARTAVVQYYQSRGIQSIDVDDVYLGNGVSELITLSMQALLNNGDEILVPAPDYPLWTASVSLAGGTAVHYLCDEDAHWWPDVEDLESKITDRTKGIVLINPNNPTGAVYPEHIVKEIVNLARKHGLIIFSDEIYEKILYDDAVHINSASITGDDVLCLTFSGLSKAYRIAGYRSGWMAISGPKHEAADYIEGINLLANMRLCANVPGQHAIQTALGGYQSINDLILPGGRLKAQRDLAHKMLNDIPGVSCELSMGALYLFPKLDPEVYPIESDEQFALDLLKQQKILISVGTAFNWVRPDHFRMVTLPNVEDIEDAMIRLGEFLASYKQ encoded by the coding sequence ATGGCAGAATTCAAGCAGTCGCACAAGCTCCACAACGTTCTCTATGACATCCGCGGCCCCCTGCTGGAGCATGCCCAGCGCATGGAGGCGGCAGGCCACCGGATCCTGAAGCTGAACATCGGCAACCCGGCGCCGTTCGGTTTCGAGGCGCCGGAGGCCATCCTCGTGGACATGGTGCGGCACCTGCCCAAAGCCCAGGGGTACAGCGACTCCCGGGGCCTCTTTTCCGCACGCACCGCCGTCGTCCAGTACTACCAAAGCCGCGGTATCCAGAGCATCGACGTCGACGACGTGTACCTGGGCAACGGCGTGAGCGAACTGATCACCCTGTCCATGCAGGCCCTGCTGAACAACGGCGACGAAATCCTGGTGCCGGCACCGGACTATCCGCTGTGGACCGCTTCAGTGTCGCTGGCCGGCGGCACGGCCGTGCACTACCTCTGCGACGAGGACGCGCACTGGTGGCCCGACGTCGAGGACCTCGAGTCCAAGATCACCGACCGCACCAAGGGCATTGTGCTGATCAACCCGAACAACCCCACCGGGGCGGTGTACCCGGAGCACATCGTCAAGGAGATCGTGAACCTGGCGCGCAAGCACGGGCTCATCATTTTCTCGGACGAAATCTACGAAAAAATCCTGTACGACGACGCCGTGCACATCAATTCAGCGTCCATCACCGGCGACGACGTCCTGTGCCTGACCTTCAGCGGACTGTCCAAGGCCTACCGCATTGCCGGCTACCGCAGCGGCTGGATGGCGATCTCGGGACCCAAGCACGAGGCCGCCGACTACATCGAGGGCATCAACCTGCTGGCCAACATGCGCCTGTGCGCCAACGTGCCGGGCCAGCACGCCATCCAAACGGCGCTGGGCGGGTACCAGAGCATCAACGACCTGATCCTGCCCGGCGGCCGGCTCAAGGCCCAGCGGGACCTCGCCCACAAGATGCTCAACGACATTCCCGGGGTCAGCTGCGAACTGTCCATGGGCGCGCTGTACCTGTTCCCGAAGCTGGATCCGGAGGTCTATCCGATCGAAAGCGACGAGCAGTTTGCCCTGGACCTGCTCAAGCAGCAGAAGATCCTGATCTCCGTGGGAACGGCGTTCAACTGGGTGCGCCCGGACCACTTCCGGATGGTCACGCTGCCGAACGTGGAGGACATCGAGGATGCCATGATCCGGCTCGGCGAGTTCCTGGCCAGCTACAAGCAGTAA
- a CDS encoding MGDG synthase family glycosyltransferase — protein MRKTSARTPKTAAGERVLILSAGVGSGHNSAAAAVQQACAARSDVAEVQVLDVLQVSSVLYRALLNKGYFVLVEGLPWLIDWGYDISDPPFRRRGPIDPWTRMNSVPVIDAVKRFRPTAIVCTHFLPAQLLASLLLRGVTGARTAVVTTDYDFQGLSLTGAFHALFLAREEGRVELMAFGLPADRVAAPGIPIAPQLKAAPERDATEPPMLLISAGASGGDYAVAVVRQTLHMRSPFTATVVCGRNEALRKRIEQVVAPAGDRYRVLGFTTEMPQLLRRADLFVGKPGGLSVSECMAAGLPMVLVNPIPGQEVRNGDYLMEQGAAVRCNTAATIGWKLDEILREPGRLQRMQAAAQRTGRPDAAADVLSGLLDGPSRPLVTTRAAQKTILSASEERVVATDLSGPSALVRLIDSATGSTVALLQAQELEDLQRRYGTRDGGLVLRRGQALRSLRWEERRLIRAILGKDETLSVHVERSRPHRLVPQGTATGPRPPS, from the coding sequence ATGCGCAAAACGTCGGCACGAACCCCCAAGACCGCTGCAGGGGAGCGCGTACTGATCCTGTCCGCAGGGGTGGGCTCCGGGCACAACAGTGCCGCGGCGGCGGTGCAGCAGGCGTGCGCCGCGCGTTCCGACGTCGCCGAGGTGCAGGTACTGGACGTGCTGCAGGTCAGCAGCGTGCTGTACCGGGCGCTGCTGAACAAGGGCTACTTTGTCCTGGTTGAGGGCTTGCCGTGGCTGATCGACTGGGGCTACGACATCAGTGACCCGCCCTTCCGCCGCCGGGGCCCCATAGACCCCTGGACAAGGATGAACTCCGTTCCGGTCATTGATGCCGTCAAGCGATTCCGGCCGACCGCGATCGTGTGCACGCACTTCCTGCCCGCCCAGCTGCTGGCATCACTGCTCCTTCGCGGCGTGACCGGCGCGAGGACTGCCGTCGTCACGACGGACTATGACTTCCAGGGGCTGTCGCTTACCGGCGCGTTCCACGCGCTTTTCCTGGCCCGGGAGGAGGGGCGGGTGGAGCTGATGGCGTTCGGACTGCCCGCCGACCGCGTGGCGGCCCCGGGGATTCCGATCGCTCCACAGCTAAAGGCCGCACCCGAACGCGATGCAACCGAGCCCCCGATGCTGCTGATCTCCGCGGGCGCGAGCGGCGGTGACTACGCCGTCGCCGTGGTGCGGCAGACGCTGCACATGCGCTCGCCGTTCACTGCGACGGTCGTGTGCGGACGCAACGAAGCCCTGCGCAAGCGCATAGAGCAGGTGGTGGCACCCGCCGGAGACCGCTACCGCGTGCTCGGCTTCACCACGGAGATGCCGCAGCTGCTGCGCCGCGCCGATCTGTTTGTGGGCAAGCCCGGCGGATTGTCAGTGTCGGAGTGCATGGCTGCCGGGCTGCCGATGGTGCTGGTGAACCCCATTCCGGGCCAGGAGGTCCGCAACGGCGACTACCTGATGGAGCAGGGGGCGGCGGTCCGCTGCAACACTGCCGCGACAATCGGCTGGAAGCTCGACGAGATACTGCGCGAGCCGGGCCGCCTGCAGCGGATGCAGGCCGCGGCGCAAAGGACCGGCCGGCCTGACGCTGCGGCGGACGTGCTGTCCGGGCTGCTGGACGGACCGTCCCGTCCGCTGGTCACAACCCGGGCGGCGCAGAAGACAATCCTCTCCGCCAGCGAGGAGCGCGTTGTCGCGACCGATCTCAGCGGACCATCGGCACTGGTCCGCCTGATCGACTCGGCGACGGGCAGCACAGTCGCCCTGCTGCAGGCCCAGGAGCTGGAGGATTTGCAGAGGCGGTACGGGACCCGGGACGGAGGCCTGGTGCTGCGGCGCGGCCAGGCGCTGCGGTCGCTCAGGTGGGAGGAGCGGCGGCTGATCCGGGCCATCCTGGGGAAGGATGAAACGCTGTCGGTCCACGTTGAGAGATCCCGTCCTCACCGGCTGGTTCCGCAGGGCACCGCAACCGGACCGCGTCCGCCCAGCTGA
- a CDS encoding 4-hydroxy-3-methylbut-2-enyl diphosphate reductase, translating into MTSTAVSVPMPTVPRRRRSPQEVAAAAPVSGPRRVLLAAPRGYCAGVDRAVIAVEKALEAYGPPVYVRKQIVHNLHVVQTLEEKGAIFVDETDEVPEGSLLIFSAHGVSPAVVQSAADRNLQTIDATCPLVTKVHKEAVRFARDDFDILLIGHAGHEEVEGTYGEAPEHTQIVNGPEDVDKVTVRDPDKVIWLSQTTLSVDEAMHTVELLRKRFPTLQDPPSDDICYATSNRQTAIKKIAPEADLVLVVGSANSSNSVRLVEVALEYGAKASYRVDFANEVDESWFEGVSTVGVTSGASVPETLVQEVLNLLASYGYGDVEEVVTAQEDIMFSLPKEIRATLKAMGDTSRGLGGRRAGA; encoded by the coding sequence ATGACCAGCACTGCCGTATCCGTGCCTATGCCCACCGTGCCCCGCCGGCGCCGCAGCCCGCAGGAGGTGGCCGCAGCCGCCCCCGTGAGCGGTCCCCGCCGTGTCCTGCTTGCCGCCCCGCGCGGTTACTGCGCCGGTGTTGACCGTGCCGTGATCGCCGTCGAAAAGGCCCTGGAGGCTTACGGGCCGCCCGTCTACGTGCGCAAGCAGATTGTGCACAACCTCCACGTCGTTCAGACGCTGGAGGAAAAGGGTGCCATCTTCGTTGATGAAACCGACGAGGTGCCCGAGGGCTCGCTGCTGATCTTCTCCGCCCACGGCGTGTCACCCGCCGTCGTGCAGTCCGCAGCGGACCGCAACCTGCAGACCATCGACGCCACGTGCCCGCTGGTGACCAAGGTCCACAAGGAAGCCGTCCGCTTTGCCCGTGACGACTTCGACATCCTGCTGATCGGACACGCCGGCCACGAGGAAGTCGAAGGCACCTACGGCGAGGCACCGGAGCACACCCAGATTGTCAACGGTCCCGAAGACGTCGACAAGGTCACGGTCCGGGACCCCGACAAGGTTATTTGGCTGTCCCAGACCACGCTGAGCGTTGATGAGGCGATGCACACCGTGGAACTGCTGCGCAAGCGGTTCCCCACCCTGCAGGATCCGCCCAGCGACGACATTTGCTACGCCACGTCCAACCGCCAGACCGCGATCAAGAAGATTGCCCCGGAAGCCGACCTGGTTCTCGTGGTGGGCTCGGCCAACTCCTCGAACTCGGTCCGCCTTGTGGAGGTTGCCCTGGAATACGGGGCGAAGGCCTCCTACCGTGTCGATTTTGCCAACGAGGTGGACGAGAGCTGGTTTGAGGGCGTCTCCACCGTGGGCGTGACATCCGGAGCCTCAGTGCCGGAAACCCTGGTGCAGGAGGTGCTGAACCTGCTGGCCAGCTACGGCTACGGCGACGTCGAGGAAGTGGTCACCGCGCAGGAAGACATCATGTTCTCGCTGCCCAAGGAAATCCGTGCCACGCTCAAGGCCATGGGGGACACCTCCCGCGGTTTGGGAGGCCGGCGCGCCGGAGCCTAG
- a CDS encoding sensor histidine kinase, translated as MTLSASPARPSRGPALLQAKTWRAFGYHWISVLLAPLALTYAVTAVSLGAGLLVTWAGLVIPAAMIIGARGWAMLNRGLVRNLLGTDLPAPLPFAPRPGFVGFLRSGLTDAAGWRALAHMVLSFITSMTFAVLSITWLITALGGLTHWFWYRYLPMQQASDGSWHRGSQVFPDVYADTTQWQWIYAGAGLLLLLIWPWINNGTARVQALLAGALLTPTASSLRVRQLEQSRSASVDDADSRLRRIERDLHDGTQAQLVAIAMKVGDVRDRLSSETASPEILSLLDSANGTAKEALADLRGLARGIRPAALEDGLDTALATLAAGAALPATVSYKLARRPDPAVEAIAYFCASELVNNAVKHSGGTGIAITVAGHDDDALLLSVTDNGHGGAAISRRTAAGTRTGLAGLQERIGSVDGRLEIDSPSGGPTRTSVELPLSSKA; from the coding sequence ATGACGTTATCCGCTTCCCCCGCCCGCCCATCCCGCGGCCCCGCTCTTTTACAGGCCAAAACCTGGCGGGCCTTCGGCTATCACTGGATCTCAGTCCTCCTGGCGCCGCTGGCCCTGACCTACGCGGTCACCGCCGTGTCCCTCGGCGCCGGACTGCTGGTGACCTGGGCCGGGCTGGTGATTCCAGCCGCGATGATCATTGGAGCACGCGGCTGGGCAATGCTCAACCGGGGACTGGTTCGAAACCTGCTGGGCACCGATCTGCCGGCCCCGCTGCCGTTTGCCCCGCGCCCGGGCTTTGTCGGCTTCCTTCGCAGCGGCCTGACCGATGCCGCCGGTTGGAGGGCACTAGCCCACATGGTGTTGTCCTTCATCACTTCCATGACGTTCGCGGTTCTCAGCATCACTTGGCTGATCACGGCACTGGGAGGGCTGACCCACTGGTTCTGGTACCGCTACCTGCCCATGCAGCAGGCATCGGACGGCAGCTGGCACCGGGGCAGCCAGGTCTTTCCGGATGTGTATGCGGACACCACCCAGTGGCAGTGGATCTACGCCGGGGCCGGCCTGCTGCTGCTGCTCATCTGGCCGTGGATCAATAACGGAACCGCCCGCGTGCAGGCGCTTCTGGCAGGGGCCCTCCTCACCCCGACGGCGTCAAGCCTGCGGGTGCGCCAGCTGGAGCAGTCCCGCAGCGCCTCGGTGGATGACGCCGACTCCCGCCTGCGCCGGATTGAACGGGATCTGCATGACGGCACCCAGGCTCAGCTGGTGGCCATTGCCATGAAGGTTGGCGATGTCCGCGACCGCCTGTCCAGTGAAACGGCCAGCCCCGAAATCCTGTCCCTGCTGGACAGCGCCAACGGCACCGCCAAGGAAGCCCTGGCGGACCTGCGCGGCCTGGCCCGCGGCATCCGCCCGGCCGCGCTGGAGGACGGCCTGGACACCGCGCTGGCTACACTGGCCGCCGGCGCGGCCCTGCCCGCCACGGTCAGCTACAAGCTGGCCCGCCGCCCCGACCCCGCGGTTGAGGCCATTGCCTACTTCTGCGCCAGCGAGCTGGTGAACAACGCCGTCAAGCACTCCGGCGGCACCGGGATCGCGATTACGGTCGCCGGCCATGATGACGATGCCCTGCTGTTGAGCGTCACCGACAACGGACACGGCGGCGCGGCGATCAGCCGCCGGACGGCAGCCGGCACCCGCACCGGCCTGGCCGGCCTGCAGGAACGGATCGGGTCTGTTGACGGCCGGCTGGAGATCGACTCCCCCTCGGGCGGGCCCACCCGAACCAGCGTTGAGCTTCCGCTATCCTCGAAGGCATGA
- a CDS encoding exodeoxyribonuclease VII small subunit, producing the protein MNPAAHEASAVPADIEAMSYEQARDELVSVVGRLETGGASLEESLALWERGEQLATRCESWLEGARRRLDAARDQARAE; encoded by the coding sequence ATGAACCCCGCAGCACACGAAGCATCAGCAGTTCCGGCCGACATTGAAGCCATGAGCTACGAGCAGGCGCGCGATGAACTGGTCTCGGTGGTCGGCCGGCTGGAAACCGGCGGCGCATCGCTGGAGGAATCCCTGGCCCTGTGGGAGCGCGGCGAACAGCTGGCAACGCGCTGCGAGTCATGGCTCGAGGGCGCACGGCGCAGGCTCGACGCGGCCCGGGACCAGGCACGCGCCGAGTAG
- the xseA gene encoding exodeoxyribonuclease VII large subunit, giving the protein MQDPLDPSGPDETAPTSLPKTAAETTPENPWPLQLLSRNLKTYIDRAPATWVEGQVIELNKRANASYITLRDVDAEISLSLTVWSAVMNRLELPLERGARVVAQVKPDFWVKTGRLSMQTRDIRPVGIGDLLARIERLRQSLAAEGLFREDRKLPLPLLPSRIGLITGRNSDAMKDVMRNAALRWPAVAFEVREVAVQGVNAVAEVSRALAQLDAMPEVDVIVIARGGGSLEDLLPFSHEDLVRAVSAAQTPVVSAIGHEADRPLLDEVADLRASTPTDAAKRIVPDVGEELHRIGAARAQLRRIVELTVGREKERLNHIRSRPVMAAPETMIDGRAQDVTRLRERALSCMVSEVRRDTDRISHLRAQVRALSPQNTLDRGYAVVQLADGAVVRDAAAVPAAAHLRIRVAVGELAATAESDPAEGAA; this is encoded by the coding sequence ATGCAAGACCCCCTAGACCCCTCCGGTCCCGATGAAACCGCTCCCACGAGCCTTCCGAAAACTGCCGCGGAAACAACTCCCGAGAACCCCTGGCCGCTGCAGCTGCTGTCCCGGAACCTCAAGACCTACATTGACCGCGCCCCGGCCACCTGGGTGGAGGGGCAGGTCATTGAGCTGAATAAGCGGGCCAACGCCTCGTACATCACACTGCGCGACGTCGATGCGGAGATATCGCTCTCGCTCACCGTGTGGAGCGCCGTCATGAACCGGCTGGAGCTTCCGCTCGAACGCGGCGCCCGGGTGGTGGCCCAGGTCAAGCCCGATTTTTGGGTCAAGACCGGACGGCTGTCCATGCAGACACGAGACATCCGCCCGGTTGGCATCGGTGACCTGCTGGCCCGGATTGAACGCCTGCGGCAGTCCTTGGCGGCCGAGGGACTGTTCCGCGAGGACCGGAAACTTCCCCTGCCCCTGCTGCCTTCACGGATTGGGCTGATCACCGGCCGCAACTCCGATGCCATGAAGGACGTGATGCGCAACGCCGCCCTCCGCTGGCCCGCTGTGGCCTTCGAAGTTCGTGAAGTGGCAGTGCAGGGCGTCAACGCCGTAGCCGAGGTCAGCCGTGCGCTGGCGCAGCTCGACGCCATGCCCGAAGTGGACGTGATTGTCATTGCCCGCGGCGGCGGCTCGCTGGAGGACCTGCTCCCGTTCAGCCATGAGGACCTGGTCCGCGCGGTCTCTGCGGCACAGACTCCGGTGGTCAGCGCCATCGGCCACGAAGCGGACCGGCCGCTGCTGGATGAGGTGGCGGACCTGCGCGCCTCCACGCCCACCGACGCCGCCAAGCGGATTGTGCCGGATGTGGGTGAGGAACTGCACCGCATCGGCGCCGCACGTGCCCAGCTGCGGCGCATCGTGGAGCTGACGGTCGGCCGGGAAAAGGAACGGCTGAACCACATCAGGTCCCGTCCCGTCATGGCCGCACCGGAAACCATGATCGACGGGCGGGCCCAGGACGTCACTCGCCTGCGGGAACGGGCCCTGTCCTGCATGGTCTCGGAGGTCCGGCGGGACACCGACCGCATTTCCCACCTCCGGGCCCAGGTGCGCGCCCTGTCGCCGCAGAACACGCTGGACCGCGGCTACGCCGTCGTACAGCTTGCCGACGGCGCCGTGGTCCGGGACGCGGCAGCTGTTCCCGCCGCAGCACACCTGCGCATCCGGGTGGCGGTTGGCGAACTGGCAGCCACCGCCGAATCCGACCCGGCGGAAGGCGCAGCATGA